In a single window of the Pocillopora verrucosa isolate sample1 chromosome 4, ASM3666991v2, whole genome shotgun sequence genome:
- the LOC131778750 gene encoding polycystin-1-like protein 2, translating into MSELTTPMIIKLRNNQHLINTSRSHSIGARKTVFHKINVTHLGIALILKIRPDENKTELFVTLRFGKRPSANNSDINATVPNFSSCAQTPSGSYVNCSSDPFEVFVNSKVIKKTGVYFIGIQFNSKSFSRKRRCSGQGRSKRTCVQYKEVPAADDTKTGQSPNDPQFSKGNENYTIQVMPAACLYWNNAISEWTYDGCEVAETTTMDMIHCHCNHLTAFGGELFVAPNPIDFDKVFIELQHIPETGNVAVIITVSCVFGLYLMLILWVRKADQKDALKIGDKPFLGSLSPWCCRYEIEISTGIWSNSGTSAKVYLVLEGELGSSRPYHLKRGSFIPFARGSLTCFTLSIPNNVGPLRRVRVWHDNSGESPSWYLNTIKIYDAFSQELKNFTCHKWLAVEKADGLIDRTLAADSTAGKRKNFWESCRNTVAEKLGDGHLWFSIATRPPSRLFTRVQRLSCCLSLLLTTMLASAMFYQFVPGHAQQQRTFRLGPLVLNLRQLIIAMESIVVVFPANLIIVGIFSHVATNVDTPGQRQQRYKVRERFSIHKVTEKHRYQRGHRMTLPYCFVYLAWFLCFISSAASATFIILYSLQWGKETSEEWLISIVMSLFVEIFVTEPVKIVVVASFLSYFCQSDANELAQTPKKVVHFDEVTFADGQKDDENDEKIALPKPLSKKELHRARIYRMRELRMYKAAQKIVCYFLYLLILMIICYGGRSQYSYSLKLSLMQTFGEVIEISSQGNLWQWLQDVLFPGIYQDGKDLSFSNSTTFTGDGDAVLVGMPRLRQLRVKKDSCQVVKEAKSIFNSCIGSYSPEAEDKTELYRPRWLPLSSSQNTSAETLNKVCPRPWRYSTAEQTESLPFWGRLYPLYSQGGYLAELGYDKKSATRVISELNIFNWFDKYTSIVLIEFAIFNPHVSLFSAVWIPVEFSPSGYVASGHMIHPLLVYNVGAGYSVAHLVFQILFMLFIVYFFFKETKEMIQQPKHYFCRFLNWIELAQIFAAISFAVVHIFKEVELSVNTTKLHENVFQFISFDRAVLLDDMETAFLALLMFFNTLKLLYLLRFNSHVKRLSDVTKASFLELVNCSIGFYVFMFAFTHFGFIQFGREVEEYSSLSSAFQSLLIQGVLSVRTEYLQDCHDVIGPLFFISFNMCLQVIWVNIFIAILIYDYRTATQFSKGRFSLGRFMIRKTKETLLCIGDGKSSHKGLDSNRKKRVHWKNENNNKDICNSKRTHGKSQNAFSKELDRCITLMSVKFNDLYIDEFIEDIEDIELLNLWADACARRRNIPEKRRAGTQSDEVVQAKKIKSRAP; encoded by the exons ATGTCAGAACTGACAACGCCGATGATTATCAAACTGCGCAATAATCAACACTTAATTAACACTTCTCGATCACACTCCATTGGTGCCCGTAAGACTGTGTTCCACAAGATAAATGTCACCCATCTGGGGATAGCTCTGATACTGAAGATTCGTcctgatgaaaacaaaacagaattgtTTGTGACTCTTAGGTTTGGAAAGCGACCCTCTGCTAATAACAGCGATATAAACGCAACCGTCCCTAACTTCTCATCCTGCGCTCAGACGCCATCTGGTTCCTATGTCAACTGCTCAAGTGATCCATTCGAGGTGTTTGTAAACAGTAAGGTCATCAAAAAGACAGGTGTTTACTTCATTGGAATACAATTTAACTCAAAGAGTTTCTCTAGGAAGAGGCGGTGCTCGGGGCAAGGACGGTCCAAACGCACATGTGTGCAATATAAGGAAGTCCCTGCAGCAGATGATACTAAAACAGGGCAATCCCCCAATGACCCTCAATTCAGTAAAGGTAATGAAAATTACACCATACAAGTGATGCCAGCTGCTTGTCTCTATTGGAATAATGCAATTTCTGAGTGGACATATGATGGATGTGAG GTGGCTGAAACTACAACCATGGACATGATTCACTGCCACTGCAACCATTTGACTGCATTTGGAGGTGAATTGTTTGTGGCACCAAACCCCATCGATTTTGACAAAGTATTCATTGAATTACAACACATCCCAGAGACTGGAAACGTAGCTGTTATAATAACAGTGAGCTGTGTGTTCGGACTTTACTTAATGCTTATACTGTGGGTTCGAAAGGCTGACCAGAAGGATGCTTTGAAG ATCGGTGATAAACCATTTTTGGGATCTTTATCACCCTGGTGTTGTCGATACGAGATTGAAATATCCACAGGCATTTGGTCTAACTCTGGAACCAGTGCTAAGGTGTACCTAGTGCTTGAGGGCGAGCTGGGATCCAGTCGGCCTTATCATTTAAAGAGGGGTTCCTTCATTCCATTTGCAAGGGGAAGCTTAACGTGTTTCACTCTCTCCATTCCGAATAATGTTGGCCCCTTACGGAGAGTGCGCGTGTGGCATGACAACTCTGGTGAAAGCCCCTCTTGGTACCTAAACACAATCAAGATTTATGACGCGTTCAGTCAGGAGCTTAAGAATTTTACTTGCCACAAGTGGTTGGCTGTTGAGAAGGCCGATGGACTAATAGATCGCACTCTTGCTGCTGATTCAACTGCCGGGAAGCGAAAGAATTTCTGGGAATCCTGCCGGAATACGGTGGCCGAAAAACTCGGTGATGGGCATCTGTGGTTTTCTATCGCAACCAGACCACCAAGTAGACTCTTCACTCGCGTGCAGCGCTTGTCGTGCTGCCTGTCACTTCTGTTGACTACAATGTTGGCCAGTGCCATGTTTTATCAGTTTGTTCCTGGGCACGCTCAGCAACAGCGCACATTTAGGTTGGGCCCTCTGGTCCTAAATTTGCGACAACTAATTATTGCAATGGAGAGCATTGTTGTAGTTTTTCCTGCAAATTTGATAATAGTAGGAATCTTCAGTCACGTGGCGACCAATGTCGACACACCAGGGCAACGTCAACAAAGATACAAGGTCAGAGAAAGGTTTAGCATCCACAAGGTCACCGAGAAACATCGATACCAAAGAGGTCATCGGATGACCTTACCGTATTGCTTTGTTTACTTGGCCTGGTTCCTTTGTTTCATCTCTTCAGCTGCATCAGCAACTTTTATTATTCTATATAGTTTACAATGGGGTAAAGAAACAAGCGAGGAATGGCTCATCTCCATTGTTATGTCCTTGTTTGTGGAGATATTTGTTACTGAACCTGTAAAGATTGTCGTCGTGGCTTCATTTTTGTCGTACTTTTGTCAGTCGGATGCTAATGAACTTGCTCAAACACCCAAGAAAGTCGTTCATTTTGATGAAGTTACCTTTGCTGACGGCCAAAAGGACGATGAAAACGACGAAAAAATTGCCTTACCAAAGCCCTTGAGCAAGAAAGAATTGCACCGTGCGAGGATCTATCGAATGCGAGAGCTGCGTATGTACAAGGCTGCACAGAAGATAGTCTGCTATTTTCTATACCTTTTGATACTGATGATCATTTGTTATGGAGGCCGGAGTCAGTACAGTTATTCTTTGAAATTATCACTAATGCAAACATTTGGAGAGGTAATTGAG ATCTCTTCTCAAGGGAACTTATGGCAGTGGCTTCAAGACGTTCTATTTCCAGGAATTTACCAGGATGGAAAGGACTTGTCGTTTTCAAATTCAACTACTTTCACTGGAGACGGTGATGCAGTCCTTGTTGGGATGCCCCGCCTCAGACAGCTAAGAGTGAAAAAAG ATTCATGTCAAGTCGTTAAGGAAGCGAAATCTATTTTCAACTCTTGCATCGGGTCATACTCACCAGAGGCTGAAGATAAAACGGAGTTATATCGGCCAAGATGGCTTCCACTTTCATCGTCACAGAATACCTCAGCTGAAACATTGAACAAGGTCTGCCCCAGGCCCTGGCGTTACTCTACAGCAGAGCAAACCGAAAGCCTTCCTTTCTGGGGAAGACTTTATCCTCTCTACAGTCAGGGTGGTTACCTAGCAGAACTGGGTTACGACAAAAAGTCTGCCACGAGAGTCATTTCTGAGCTGAACATCTTTAACTGGTTTGACAAGTACACTAGTATTGTATTGATTGAATTTGCAATTTTCAACCCTCATGTCAGTCTGTTCAGTGCAGTTTGGATCCCGGTAGAGTTCTCACCATCTGGCTATGTGGCTTCTGGTCATATGATTCACCCCCTTCTCGTGTACAACGTTGGAGCTGGCTATAGTGTCGCTCATCTTGTTTTTCAGATATTGTTCATGttgtttattgtttactttttcttcaaagaaaccAAAGAGATGATTCAACAACCAAAACACTACTTCTGCCGATTTCTGAATTGGATTGAACTGGCTCAGATCTTTGCAGCAATTTCCTTTGCAGTCGTTCATATATTTAAAGAGGTAGAACTCTCTGTTAACACGACTAAACTTCATGAAAATGTCTTCCAGTTTATAAGCTTTGACAGAGCAGTTTTACTCGATGATATGGAGACAGCATTCTTGGCTTTATTAATGTTTTTCAACACTTTGAAGTTGCTGTATTTGCTCAGATTTAATAGTCATGTTAAACGTTTGTCTGATGTCACGAAGGCGTCTTTCCTGGAACTCGTAAACTGCTCAATAGGATTCTACGTCTTCATGTTCGCCTTTACTCATTTTGGATTCATTCAATTTGGAAGGGAGGTGGAGGAGTATTCCTCGCTCTCTAGTGCTTTCCAGTCCCTTCTCATCCAGGGAGTTTTAAGCGTCAGGACTGAATATCTTCAAGACTGTCATGATGTCATAGGTCCTCTTTTCTTCATAAGTTTCAACATGTGTCTGCAAGTAATATGGGTTAACATCTTTATCGCCATTCTTATTTATGATTACCGAACCGCTACGCAGTTCTCCAAAGGACGATTTAGCCTCGGGAGGTTTATGATAAGGAAAACCAAGGAGACTCTGCTTTGCATAGGAGATGGGAAATCGTCTCATAAGGGACTGGACAGCAACAGGAAGAAAAGGGTGCACtggaaaaacgaaaacaacaacaaggacaTCTGTAACAGCAAAAGAACCCACGGCAAGTCCCAGAATGCTTTTTCAAAAGAGTTAGACCGGTGTATCACCCTGATGAGTGTTAAGTTCAATGACCTCTACATTGACGAGTTTATTGAAGACATTGAGGATATCGAATTATTGAACCTGTGGGCGGACGCTTGTGCGCGTAGAAGGAATATACCTGAGAAAAGGAGGGCTGGTACCCAATCAGACGAAGTTGTgcaagcaaagaaaataaagagtCGAGCACCTTAA
- the LOC131778719 gene encoding uncharacterized protein isoform X2: MAIRWLAVLCAWALIAQFTLSLPEEEYPEEFELDEPEAPEEEVKTRQRRQSACEDQLNYCSQWPDKYCQDYRDYMKKNCPKKCGYCSGPTKPPVCEDKSQYCSGWKSSGFCDQSSQWHNYMKNNCGKTCGFCGGGGGGGGGGGGGGGGGGGGGGGGGGGGGGGGGGGGSVCSVSNASDKVKKCTFDDSMCDWHNVPFDDDMDFVIKSSISGGPSSGAGGSGKFLVTETSNGKAQLLIPFELVLGSHNADHGTMCIRFNYYITRGSLTLYKIENRKGSRKTALATISNQGNQGVWKCEKVRVEVSVHRQLLFEANASGQVIAIDDISFTNSC, translated from the exons ATGGCAATTCGCTGGCTTGCTGTTCTGTGCGCTTGGGCGCTTATAGCGCAATTTACTCTTTCATTGCCCGAGGAAGAATACCCTGAAGAATTTGAACTCGATGAACCCGAGG CTCCAGAAGAAGAAGTTAAGACCAGGCAAAGGAGACAAA GTGCCTGCGAGGACCAACTTAATTACTGCTCTCAATGGCCAGACAAATACTGTCAAGACTACAGAGATTACATGAAAAAGAACTGTCCAAAAAAATGCGGATATTGTA GTGGCCCAACTAAACCTCCAG tttGTGAAGACAAAAGTCAATATTGTTCAGGCTGGAAAAGTAGCGGGTTTTGTGATCAATCAAGCCAGTGGCATAACTACATGAAGAACAACTGCGGAAAGACGTGTGGCTTTtgcggaggaggaggaggaggaggaggaggaggcggCGGTGGTGGCGGCGGCGGCGGTGGCGGCGGCGGCGGTGGCGGCGGCGGTGGTGGCGGCGGTGGAGGAGGAGGCGGTTCGGTTTGTAGTG TGAGCAATGCCAGTgataaagtgaaaaaatgtaCTTTTGATGATAGTATGTGTGACTGGCATAATGTTCCGTTTGACGACGACATGGATTTTGTCATCAAAAGCAGCATCTCTGGTGGACCGAGCTCTGGAGCTGGGGGGAGTG GGAAATTTCTCGTGACTGAGACAAGTAATGGCAAGGCGCAACTTCTGATCCCGTTTGAGTTGGTCCTCGGCAGTCACAACGCAGATCACGGCACGATGTGTATCAGGTTTAACTATTACATCACTAG GGGGTCACTGACGTTGTATAAGATCGAGAATAGAAAGGGTTCAAGAAAGACAGCTCTAGCAACTATTAGTAATCAAGGAAATCAAGGCGTGTGGAAATGCGAGAAAGTCAGAGTAGAAGTCAGTGTGCATCGACAG
- the LOC131778719 gene encoding uncharacterized protein isoform X1, whose product MAIRWLAVLCAWALIAQFTLSLPEEEYPEEFELDEPEAPEEEVKTRQRRQSACEDQLNYCSQWPDKYCQDYRDYMKKNCPKKCGYCSGPTKPPVCEDKSQYCSGWKSSGFCDQSSQWHNYMKNNCGKTCGFCGGGGGGGGGGGGGGGGGGGGGGGGGGGGGGGGGGGGSVCSVSNASDKVKKCTFDDSMCDWHNVPFDDDMDFVIKSSISGGPSSGAGGSGKFLVTETSNGKAQLLIPFELVLGSHNADHGTMCIRFNYYITRGSLTLYKIENRKGSRKTALATISNQGNQGVWKCEKVRVEVSVHRQLLFEANASGQVIAIDDISFADSC is encoded by the exons ATGGCAATTCGCTGGCTTGCTGTTCTGTGCGCTTGGGCGCTTATAGCGCAATTTACTCTTTCATTGCCCGAGGAAGAATACCCTGAAGAATTTGAACTCGATGAACCCGAGG CTCCAGAAGAAGAAGTTAAGACCAGGCAAAGGAGACAAA GTGCCTGCGAGGACCAACTTAATTACTGCTCTCAATGGCCAGACAAATACTGTCAAGACTACAGAGATTACATGAAAAAGAACTGTCCAAAAAAATGCGGATATTGTA GTGGCCCAACTAAACCTCCAG tttGTGAAGACAAAAGTCAATATTGTTCAGGCTGGAAAAGTAGCGGGTTTTGTGATCAATCAAGCCAGTGGCATAACTACATGAAGAACAACTGCGGAAAGACGTGTGGCTTTtgcggaggaggaggaggaggaggaggaggaggcggCGGTGGTGGCGGCGGCGGCGGTGGCGGCGGCGGCGGTGGCGGCGGCGGTGGTGGCGGCGGTGGAGGAGGAGGCGGTTCGGTTTGTAGTG TGAGCAATGCCAGTgataaagtgaaaaaatgtaCTTTTGATGATAGTATGTGTGACTGGCATAATGTTCCGTTTGACGACGACATGGATTTTGTCATCAAAAGCAGCATCTCTGGTGGACCGAGCTCTGGAGCTGGGGGGAGTG GGAAATTTCTCGTGACTGAGACAAGTAATGGCAAGGCGCAACTTCTGATCCCGTTTGAGTTGGTCCTCGGCAGTCACAACGCAGATCACGGCACGATGTGTATCAGGTTTAACTATTACATCACTAG GGGGTCACTGACGTTGTATAAGATCGAGAATAGAAAGGGTTCAAGAAAGACAGCTCTAGCAACTATTAGTAATCAAGGAAATCAAGGCGTGTGGAAATGCGAGAAAGTCAGAGTAGAAGTCAGTGTGCATCGACAG